The following coding sequences lie in one Agrobacterium vitis genomic window:
- a CDS encoding acyl-CoA thioesterase: MTEIDEPQGELTLRTLAMPADTNPAGDIFGGWVLAQMDAAAGIRSSERAKGRTVTAAVKEVSFKRPVKVGDTVCIYTSISHVGRTSMTLYVECWVRRQFTQERQKVTDAHFIMVALDEKGAPRQVEPEAV, from the coding sequence ATGACTGAGATTGACGAGCCTCAGGGCGAATTGACATTACGCACACTTGCCATGCCAGCCGATACCAATCCCGCCGGAGATATTTTTGGTGGCTGGGTTTTGGCACAGATGGACGCAGCCGCTGGCATCCGCTCTTCCGAGCGTGCGAAAGGCCGCACGGTCACAGCAGCGGTCAAAGAAGTCAGCTTCAAGCGGCCGGTCAAGGTCGGCGATACCGTGTGCATCTACACATCCATCAGCCACGTCGGTCGCACCTCCATGACACTCTATGTCGAATGCTGGGTCCGCAGGCAGTTTACGCAGGAGCGCCAAAAGGTCACCGACGCCCATTTCATCATGGTGGCGCTGGACGAAAAAGGCGCGCCGCGCCAGGTAGAACCGGAAGCTGTATAA
- a CDS encoding ATP-binding protein — MTKPSMTRKLLLWLSGAITVLWLVAASCGAIVMQAEFGEIFDSALQETGDRLLPLVVDDIMQRDPLKSPVQILSTVDPNSDGYLIYQVRDASGRVLMHSHTEAAAPLPAPLTPGFWQNDKYRIYTTTAVSDTIIVQVADSMKHRHISALAAGLAMLLPVIALVPLSVLAAWLIIRRSLLPVEQFRQEISGKDHGNLVEIDLSPLPKELQPIGRSVNLLLTRLRSALDAEREFTANSAHELRTPIAGALAQTQLMLSQLKEPEARARASQVETSLQKLASLAEKLLQLSRAEAGIGSTGQPVDLVPVLDLVVEDFQRATGNAIVYRRPPTATLPRSVSEDAFAIVIRNMIENAVRHGTQGVPVEVTVGEDGTIRVVNGSPVLPPEQLVAIRKRFQRANATTPGSGLGLSIIERLAEQMNARFDILSPASGRQDGFEARIRI, encoded by the coding sequence ATGACCAAGCCGAGCATGACCCGGAAACTTCTCTTGTGGCTTTCCGGCGCGATTACCGTGCTTTGGCTGGTGGCGGCAAGCTGTGGCGCCATCGTCATGCAGGCTGAGTTTGGCGAGATTTTCGACAGCGCTCTGCAGGAGACCGGCGACAGGCTTTTGCCATTGGTCGTCGATGACATCATGCAGCGCGACCCGCTGAAAAGCCCCGTGCAAATCCTCAGCACTGTCGATCCCAATTCCGATGGATACCTTATCTATCAGGTGAGGGACGCAAGCGGTCGAGTGCTGATGCACTCCCATACCGAGGCAGCAGCCCCCCTGCCAGCGCCGCTGACACCCGGTTTCTGGCAAAACGACAAATACCGGATCTATACGACCACAGCGGTCAGCGACACGATCATCGTTCAGGTGGCCGACTCGATGAAACATAGGCATATCTCGGCTCTTGCGGCGGGTCTTGCCATGTTGCTGCCAGTGATTGCGCTCGTCCCACTCAGCGTTTTAGCCGCCTGGTTGATCATCCGCCGTTCGCTGCTTCCCGTCGAACAGTTTCGGCAGGAAATCAGCGGGAAGGACCACGGCAATCTGGTGGAAATCGACCTTAGCCCGCTGCCCAAGGAATTGCAGCCCATAGGACGTTCCGTCAATCTTCTGCTCACCCGATTACGGTCCGCTTTGGATGCCGAGCGCGAATTTACCGCAAACAGCGCCCACGAATTGCGCACCCCCATTGCCGGCGCTCTGGCGCAGACGCAATTGATGCTGTCCCAGTTGAAGGAGCCGGAAGCCCGCGCTAGGGCAAGTCAGGTTGAAACCTCGCTGCAAAAGCTTGCCAGCTTGGCGGAAAAACTGTTGCAATTGTCTCGTGCAGAAGCGGGCATCGGCTCAACCGGGCAGCCTGTCGATCTCGTACCCGTGCTCGATCTTGTCGTGGAGGATTTCCAGCGCGCCACAGGAAATGCCATTGTTTATCGCCGCCCGCCAACAGCAACCCTGCCACGCTCCGTCAGCGAAGATGCCTTTGCCATCGTCATCCGTAACATGATCGAGAATGCTGTGCGACATGGAACACAGGGCGTGCCGGTTGAGGTGACGGTTGGCGAAGATGGCACGATCCGCGTCGTCAACGGTTCACCGGTTTTGCCACCCGAGCAACTGGTGGCAATCCGAAAACGCTTCCAACGCGCCAATGCCACCACACCCGGATCGGGCCTCGGCTTGTCGATTATCGAGCGTTTGGCAGAGCAGATGAATGCCCGTTTTGATATCCTGTCGCCCGCCAGCGGGCGACAGGATGGATTTGAAGCCCGGATAAGGATTTAA
- a CDS encoding copper homeostasis protein CutC, which translates to MAEREPEKNDSGLLEVCVDSVAGLEAAISGGADRIELCAALDCGGLTPTSGLMQRAAQAPIPVFAMIRPRAGSFVFSTDEVAVMVADIKAARQAGLSGVVLGASLPDGRLDLEVLGKLTAAASCLAMTLHRAFDLVPDFDEALEQAIALGFGRILTSGGAQSVVAGFDRLKSLSKAADGRIIIMPGGGLRPDRIAPFWQAGLREFHASCSVPIEADPVLVEFGFARAGQMQTDSDVVRRLAEAIGNCRTLP; encoded by the coding sequence ATGGCAGAACGTGAACCAGAAAAGAACGATAGCGGTTTGCTGGAAGTCTGCGTCGATTCCGTTGCGGGGCTGGAGGCGGCAATTTCCGGTGGCGCAGACCGGATCGAGCTTTGCGCTGCCCTTGACTGCGGGGGGCTGACGCCGACATCAGGTTTGATGCAGCGCGCCGCTCAGGCGCCCATTCCGGTTTTTGCGATGATCCGGCCACGGGCAGGCAGTTTCGTGTTCTCAACCGATGAGGTCGCCGTCATGGTGGCGGATATCAAAGCCGCGCGGCAGGCAGGGTTATCCGGTGTCGTGCTTGGGGCGTCTCTGCCTGATGGACGGCTGGACCTCGAGGTGCTTGGCAAACTTACGGCGGCAGCTTCTTGCCTGGCCATGACATTGCACCGGGCTTTCGATCTCGTGCCGGACTTTGATGAAGCGCTGGAGCAGGCGATTGCGCTCGGATTTGGCCGAATTCTCACGTCCGGTGGCGCGCAATCCGTCGTCGCCGGTTTCGATCGACTGAAATCGCTTTCAAAGGCCGCAGATGGCAGGATCATTATCATGCCCGGTGGCGGGTTGAGGCCTGATCGCATTGCGCCGTTCTGGCAGGCAGGCCTGCGGGAGTTTCACGCCTCTTGCAGCGTACCGATTGAGGCTGATCCCGTTCTGGTCGAGTTTGGTTTTGCCAGGGCAGGGCAGATGCAAACCGACAGCGATGTGGTCCGCAGACTTGCCGAGGCAATCGGAAACTGCCGCACTCTGCCCTGA
- a CDS encoding glycoside hydrolase family 3 C-terminal domain-containing protein, translating to MIDNLLDEMTLEEQVSVLSGADFWTTVPVERLGIPKIKVTDGPNGARGGGSLVGGVKATCYPVAIALGATWNPALIEAMGVSLAGQVKSKGASVLLAPTVNIHRSGLNGRNFECYSEDPMLTAALAVAYIKGVQSQGVAATIKHFAGNESEIERQTMSSDIDERALREIYLLPFEQAVKKAGVMAVMSSYNRLNDTYTSEHNWLLTDVLREQWGFDGIVMSDWFGSHSTSDTINAGLDLEMPGPTRDRGEKLVQTVRAGAVRPETVREAAGRILTLLERVGAFSFVPDLSEHAEDLPADRALIRKIGAEGAVLLKNDNILPLEKASLKRVAVIGPNAAVARVMGGGSAQINAHYTISPLEGIRAALQGTADVQHSVACGNSRLVKLFSQPVTVEYFKGINCKGTPVATEAVQTGEFFWFELPSPDLSLTDFSVRFTGTFTPQEDGPHLLGMTNSGLAKLYVDEELVIDGYTDWKRGENFFGTANDEIRHSVEMKAGRSYAIKVEYLSPPPEEYGIHITAIRFGIERILGEDAMMEAVECARGADVALLFVGREGQWDTEGLDLPDMRLPGRQEELIERVSAVNPNCIVVLQTGGPVEMPWLEKVKAVLQVWYPGQEFGNAVADMLFGDQEPGGRLPQTFPKQLSDNSAITNDPSIYPGKDGHVRYEEGVFVGYRHHDSRNIEPLFPFGFGLGYTSFEWDEPKASASEMTESGVTVSVRVSNTGKRAGSDVVQLYVQAPVSGVERPLKELRAFAKIALEPGESGEVTLEINPRDLSYYDVDAAAFRAVAGQYRLLIGAHAQDIRSTITIANPQDWLGAVGDRTI from the coding sequence ATGATCGACAATCTGCTTGATGAGATGACCCTTGAGGAGCAGGTTTCCGTGCTATCAGGTGCGGATTTCTGGACCACTGTGCCGGTGGAGCGGCTCGGTATTCCAAAGATCAAGGTGACTGACGGGCCAAACGGCGCGCGCGGCGGCGGGTCACTGGTTGGCGGCGTCAAGGCGACATGCTATCCCGTGGCGATTGCGCTCGGTGCCACCTGGAACCCGGCGCTTATCGAGGCGATGGGTGTCTCTTTGGCGGGACAGGTTAAGAGCAAGGGTGCGAGCGTCCTTCTCGCGCCAACCGTCAATATCCATCGGTCCGGGTTGAACGGGCGCAATTTCGAATGCTATTCCGAAGACCCGATGCTGACGGCGGCTTTAGCTGTTGCTTATATCAAAGGCGTGCAGAGCCAGGGTGTGGCGGCCACGATCAAGCATTTCGCCGGCAATGAATCCGAGATCGAACGGCAGACGATGTCCTCGGATATCGATGAACGCGCCTTGCGCGAAATCTATCTTCTGCCCTTCGAACAGGCGGTGAAAAAGGCGGGTGTTATGGCGGTTATGTCCTCCTATAACCGGCTGAACGATACCTATACAAGCGAACATAACTGGTTGTTGACGGATGTGCTGCGCGAGCAATGGGGCTTTGACGGCATTGTCATGTCCGACTGGTTCGGCTCGCATTCCACATCAGACACCATCAATGCCGGGCTTGATCTGGAAATGCCCGGCCCAACTCGTGATCGTGGTGAAAAGCTGGTTCAAACGGTTCGAGCCGGTGCAGTCAGGCCGGAAACGGTACGCGAAGCGGCGGGGCGCATTCTCACTCTGCTGGAGCGTGTCGGGGCGTTTTCATTCGTGCCTGACCTGTCCGAACATGCCGAAGATCTTCCCGCTGATCGGGCGTTAATCCGCAAAATTGGCGCTGAAGGTGCGGTCCTTCTGAAGAATGACAACATCCTGCCGTTGGAAAAAGCTTCCCTAAAGCGTGTCGCGGTTATTGGGCCAAATGCGGCTGTTGCCCGGGTGATGGGCGGCGGCAGCGCCCAGATCAATGCACATTATACAATCAGCCCGCTGGAGGGCATTCGCGCGGCTTTGCAAGGCACTGCTGATGTGCAGCACAGTGTGGCCTGCGGCAATAGCCGGTTGGTCAAGCTGTTCTCGCAGCCGGTCACTGTCGAGTATTTCAAGGGCATCAATTGTAAGGGTACTCCTGTTGCAACGGAAGCGGTGCAGACAGGGGAGTTTTTCTGGTTCGAACTGCCCTCGCCGGATCTGTCTCTGACGGATTTCTCAGTGCGTTTCACCGGCACCTTCACGCCGCAGGAGGATGGTCCGCATCTGCTGGGCATGACCAATTCTGGCCTTGCGAAGCTATATGTCGATGAAGAACTTGTCATTGACGGCTATACCGATTGGAAGCGCGGCGAGAATTTTTTCGGCACCGCCAATGATGAAATTCGGCACTCGGTGGAGATGAAGGCTGGCCGTAGTTACGCAATCAAGGTTGAATACCTGTCGCCACCGCCAGAGGAATACGGCATCCATATCACCGCGATTCGCTTCGGCATCGAAAGAATTCTCGGTGAAGACGCGATGATGGAAGCAGTAGAATGTGCAAGAGGCGCGGATGTGGCGCTGCTCTTTGTCGGGCGCGAGGGACAATGGGATACGGAAGGTCTCGATCTGCCCGATATGCGCCTGCCGGGCCGCCAGGAGGAATTGATCGAGCGTGTCAGCGCCGTTAATCCGAATTGCATTGTTGTGCTGCAAACCGGTGGACCGGTTGAAATGCCTTGGTTGGAAAAGGTCAAGGCGGTGCTTCAGGTCTGGTATCCCGGCCAGGAGTTTGGCAATGCTGTTGCCGATATGCTGTTTGGCGATCAGGAACCGGGCGGGCGTCTACCGCAAACGTTTCCAAAGCAGTTGTCGGATAATTCCGCCATCACAAATGACCCGTCGATCTATCCCGGCAAAGATGGCCATGTGCGCTATGAGGAAGGGGTCTTTGTCGGTTACCGTCATCACGACAGCCGTAACATCGAGCCGCTTTTCCCCTTCGGGTTCGGGCTTGGCTATACCAGTTTTGAGTGGGATGAGCCAAAGGCCTCCGCGTCCGAAATGACGGAATCCGGCGTGACAGTCTCCGTCAGGGTCTCCAATACCGGAAAACGGGCGGGGTCCGATGTGGTGCAGCTTTATGTCCAAGCACCTGTCTCTGGCGTTGAACGTCCATTGAAGGAGTTGCGGGCCTTCGCCAAGATTGCCCTGGAGCCAGGTGAAAGCGGCGAAGTGACCCTTGAAATCAACCCCCGCGACCTGAGTTATTACGATGTCGATGCAGCGGCATTCCGGGCGGTAGCGGGTCAGTATCGGCTACTAATCGGTGCCCATGCCCAGGACATCCGCAGCACCATTACCATAGCTAATCCGCAGGACTGGCTTGGCGCTGTTGGCGACAGGACGATCTAA
- a CDS encoding TetR/AcrR family transcriptional regulator, producing the protein MARQDISDAGRTPVDTVAGRRRNSVKGAARREEILQAALNRFAKDGFQNAAIADIAEDVGLSLPGLLHYFPTKVDLLLAILERRDKETAPDLNKKTPHWRDFLGLLVEVTNQNMQSEGVVRAFSILNAESLLAGHPAQAWFHKRSLQLRHKLASIFAEGILNHEIKSDIDPQGIATEIIGLMDGLQMLWLRLPDSTDMGVLFSAYVARLIASIEVAEKP; encoded by the coding sequence ATGGCAAGACAGGACATATCCGATGCAGGCCGCACTCCCGTCGATACGGTCGCAGGCCGCCGCCGGAATTCGGTGAAAGGGGCCGCGCGGCGAGAAGAAATCCTGCAGGCTGCGCTCAACCGTTTTGCCAAGGATGGCTTTCAAAATGCTGCAATCGCAGACATTGCTGAGGATGTCGGCCTGTCTCTTCCTGGTCTTCTGCATTATTTTCCGACCAAGGTTGACCTTCTCCTGGCGATCCTGGAACGACGAGACAAAGAGACAGCGCCGGACTTAAACAAGAAAACCCCGCATTGGCGCGATTTCCTCGGCCTATTGGTTGAGGTCACCAACCAAAACATGCAATCGGAGGGGGTTGTGCGGGCATTTTCGATCCTTAACGCCGAAAGCCTGCTTGCAGGGCACCCGGCCCAGGCGTGGTTTCACAAACGTAGCCTGCAACTGCGCCACAAACTGGCCAGCATCTTTGCAGAAGGCATTCTGAATCATGAGATCAAATCCGACATCGATCCCCAAGGGATCGCAACGGAAATTATCGGCCTGATGGACGGCTTGCAAATGCTCTGGCTGCGGCTGCCCGACAGTACAGATATGGGCGTCCTGTTTTCCGCTTATGTCGCGCGGCTGATCGCATCGATTGAGGTCGCTGAAAAGCCGTAA